In the Flavobacterium sp. J372 genome, one interval contains:
- a CDS encoding T9SS type A sorting domain-containing protein — MKKIIFLFLIATSGVFAQNAGGLNASALSPAGHAYVVGEIYVIPQNPNHTSAGTVAIASQILFSTLGTNDYIVSGDVKYYPNPTKDFVTIELPESVDLSKAELYDLKGAKAQFHVTSNTVNITTLPAGIYILTFPDTKIKSIKIVKN, encoded by the coding sequence ATGAAGAAAATCATCTTTTTATTTCTTATTGCAACATCAGGCGTCTTTGCACAAAATGCAGGAGGGCTTAATGCGTCGGCGCTATCCCCTGCAGGGCATGCATATGTGGTTGGTGAAATTTATGTAATCCCTCAAAACCCAAATCATACATCGGCCGGAACTGTGGCGATAGCATCACAAATACTTTTCAGTACGCTGGGCACGAATGATTATATTGTTTCGGGTGATGTAAAGTACTATCCAAATCCCACAAAAGACTTTGTAACAATTGAGCTGCCGGAAAGCGTAGATTTGAGCAAAGCAGAGCTTTATGACCTTAAGGGTGCAAAGGCACAATTTCATGTAACATCAAACACTGTAAACATCACAACACTGCCGGCAGGAATTTACATTCTCACTTTTCCTGACACTAAAATAAAATCAATAAAAATTGTAAAAAATTAA
- a CDS encoding MATE family efflux transporter, producing the protein MTITHKTDRFSRFTNLLKQSLKGENIDFTTISIRRAVLLLAIPMMLEMMMESVFALVDLYFVGHLKNSSFAVQTVGLTESVLSIIYSVAIGMSMAATAVVARRVGEKDPDAASRAGMQAIVIALIINIPIAILGIIFAKDILLLMGSSEASAEYGQTFMKIQMGSSFVIMMLFLFNGVFRGAGNAAIAMRSLWIANIFNIILCPLLILGWGPIPAFGLTGAAIATALGRSTGVIYQLYNLFKGKGILKVAASYFVPDFDQIKAIIKVAAPGIMQFVIASCSWIFLAELVATTGGDEGSAGYQSAIRIMMFFMLPAWGLSGAAATLVGQHLGAKMTERAERSVFVTAKFNVIYMGSIMVICLLAADPMMWFFTNNADVHDIAVEAIRILSAGYIFYGIGMVLLNAFNGAGDTRTPTWVNFFGFWTFQIPLAYLLAKYYNFGPTGVFIAIPAAETLMTIAAVILFRRGRWKKTTV; encoded by the coding sequence ATGACAATTACACATAAAACAGACAGATTTTCACGCTTTACTAACCTGCTGAAGCAATCATTAAAGGGCGAAAATATAGATTTTACAACGATCTCTATCAGGCGTGCAGTATTGCTGCTGGCCATCCCGATGATGCTCGAGATGATGATGGAGTCCGTATTCGCTTTGGTTGACCTGTATTTTGTAGGCCATCTTAAAAACAGCAGCTTTGCCGTACAGACAGTTGGGTTAACCGAGTCTGTGCTTTCAATCATTTATTCCGTAGCCATTGGTATGAGTATGGCTGCCACAGCAGTAGTGGCCCGCCGCGTTGGCGAAAAAGACCCTGATGCCGCCTCACGCGCCGGTATGCAGGCTATAGTGATAGCGCTGATAATCAACATACCTATTGCAATCTTGGGGATAATATTCGCGAAAGACATTTTGCTGCTAATGGGCTCATCTGAAGCATCTGCAGAATATGGGCAAACTTTTATGAAGATACAAATGGGCAGCAGCTTTGTCATTATGATGCTGTTCCTGTTCAATGGTGTTTTCCGCGGGGCGGGCAATGCTGCTATTGCCATGCGCAGCCTCTGGATTGCCAATATTTTTAATATAATACTGTGCCCGCTGCTAATTTTAGGCTGGGGCCCTATACCGGCATTTGGCCTTACGGGGGCAGCCATAGCAACCGCATTAGGCCGCAGCACAGGCGTTATTTATCAGCTGTACAACTTATTCAAAGGCAAAGGTATTTTAAAGGTTGCAGCCTCATATTTTGTGCCCGACTTTGACCAGATTAAAGCAATAATCAAAGTTGCAGCCCCGGGTATAATGCAGTTTGTTATTGCATCGTGCAGCTGGATTTTCCTTGCGGAACTTGTAGCAACCACAGGTGGTGATGAAGGTTCGGCCGGCTACCAGAGCGCCATACGGATTATGATGTTTTTTATGTTACCCGCGTGGGGGCTTAGCGGCGCGGCAGCTACACTTGTTGGGCAGCATCTCGGCGCAAAAATGACAGAGCGCGCAGAGCGTTCGGTATTTGTAACAGCAAAATTCAATGTGATATACATGGGCAGCATTATGGTTATATGCCTGCTGGCGGCCGACCCAATGATGTGGTTCTTCACTAATAATGCAGATGTTCATGACATTGCCGTTGAGGCGATACGCATATTGAGCGCAGGCTATATTTTTTACGGAATCGGCATGGTGCTACTGAACGCCTTTAACGGCGCAGGAGACACACGCACACCTACGTGGGTTAATTTCTTTGGGTTCTGGACGTTCCAGATACCACTGGCCTACCTTCTCGCAAAATACTATAATTTTGGGCCAACAGGTGTTTTTATAGCGATACCAGCAGCAGAAACATTAATGACAATAGCTGCTGTAATTTTATTCAGGCGCGGGCGCTGGAAGAAAACCACTGTTTAA
- a CDS encoding DUF2975 domain-containing protein, which yields MIGFAIYVVPEFLYTSIFESSFSISLGFDSLFTPMVGLFLIVLSEVFLTAKSLKEENDLTV from the coding sequence TTGATAGGATTTGCGATATATGTGGTGCCTGAGTTTTTATATACTTCTATTTTTGAAAGCAGCTTTTCTATTTCACTTGGTTTTGATTCTCTGTTTACACCGATGGTTGGGCTATTCCTTATTGTGCTAAGTGAAGTTTTCCTTACTGCAAAAAGCCTGAAAGAAGAGAATGACTTAACTGTTTAG
- the bioD gene encoding dethiobiotin synthase, which produces MKIFVTGIGTDVGKTVASAIITEALEADYWKPVQAGDLENSDSHKIERYISNRQTIIHPSAYKLMTPASPHLSAMLDNIIIDINKITEPETDNHLVVEGAGGLLVPLNDTDTIANLIQPDYKVIIVSRHYLGSINHTLLTCEVMKNRGITISGIIFNGDENSSTEEIILKKTGIPMIGRIENEPYFDANVVKYYADKFLEKLLGL; this is translated from the coding sequence ATGAAAATTTTTGTAACAGGTATAGGAACAGACGTTGGAAAGACGGTGGCCTCAGCAATTATAACTGAAGCTTTAGAGGCAGATTACTGGAAACCCGTACAGGCAGGAGACCTTGAAAATTCAGACAGCCATAAGATTGAACGCTATATAAGTAACCGGCAGACAATTATTCATCCATCGGCATACAAACTAATGACCCCTGCCAGCCCGCATCTTTCGGCAATGCTTGATAATATAATTATTGATATTAATAAAATAACAGAACCTGAAACTGATAATCACCTCGTAGTGGAGGGAGCTGGCGGACTTCTTGTACCGCTGAATGATACTGATACAATAGCTAACCTTATTCAGCCCGACTACAAGGTAATAATTGTTTCAAGGCATTACCTGGGCAGCATTAACCATACGCTGCTTACCTGCGAGGTAATGAAAAATAGGGGCATTACTATTTCAGGGATTATCTTTAATGGTGATGAAAATTCTTCAACTGAAGAAATCATTCTTAAGAAAACAGGTATCCCGATGATAGGCAGAATTGAAAACGAGCCTTATTTTGATGCAAATGTAGTAAAGTACTACGCAGATAAATTTCTAGAGAAGCTTTTAGGATTATAA
- a CDS encoding AI-2E family transporter, translating to MDTLRVPGYIKTVYIALLIIIIVFFMIMAKGLLVPLLIAGYIAMLLTSTCNMLERRKIPRSISAFIVLSLFLIFILGIFALIYIQVRVFAADLGDELSTKLNSFIIQANAWCLEAFGFDLGMRNGFEVSKAVEIVQPENTSTTSLIFSTISTLSDIILLPVFIFFLLIYRDHLAVFITKVFRKENNTMLLDKMKSLRQIVHRYIVGASKVMFILAIVNTGVLFALGIEHAIFFGVLAGMLNIIPYLGPSLGAILPFLFALITKDSLFYPIAVLVAFTFIQLLEGTFLTPKITGGTVNLNALVTFIGLLIGGAIWGIAGMILIIPTIAILKKLFELSPDTQPYAYLFGEEDSNWFKRRKRRSEIPTTEDEA from the coding sequence ATGGATACTTTACGTGTGCCGGGTTATATTAAAACCGTATATATTGCGCTGCTGATTATCATAATTGTGTTTTTCATGATAATGGCAAAAGGCCTCCTTGTACCATTACTGATTGCAGGCTATATCGCTATGCTTCTTACTTCTACCTGCAACATGCTGGAAAGACGAAAAATTCCGCGCTCTATCAGTGCGTTTATAGTTTTGTCGCTTTTCCTGATATTTATCCTTGGTATTTTTGCATTGATTTACATACAGGTAAGAGTTTTCGCTGCCGATTTGGGCGACGAGCTCAGCACCAAACTCAACAGTTTTATTATTCAGGCTAACGCCTGGTGTTTGGAAGCTTTCGGGTTTGACCTGGGTATGCGAAATGGTTTTGAGGTAAGTAAAGCGGTAGAAATTGTACAGCCTGAAAATACATCAACTACAAGCCTTATCTTTTCCACTATCAGTACGCTTTCAGACATTATACTATTACCTGTTTTCATTTTCTTCCTGCTCATTTACCGCGACCACCTGGCAGTATTTATAACCAAAGTTTTCAGGAAGGAAAATAACACCATGCTACTTGACAAGATGAAGTCTCTCCGCCAGATTGTACATCGCTATATTGTAGGCGCAAGTAAAGTGATGTTCATTCTTGCCATTGTAAATACGGGAGTTCTCTTTGCGCTGGGTATTGAGCATGCCATATTTTTTGGAGTGCTGGCCGGTATGCTCAACATCATACCATATCTTGGCCCCTCACTTGGGGCCATACTTCCTTTTCTGTTTGCGCTGATAACAAAAGACAGCCTGTTTTACCCAATTGCTGTTTTAGTGGCATTTACATTTATACAATTGCTTGAAGGCACATTTCTAACCCCGAAAATTACCGGCGGTACAGTAAACCTAAATGCTTTGGTTACATTTATCGGGCTACTGATTGGCGGTGCAATATGGGGCATTGCGGGCATGATTCTAATAATACCTACAATAGCTATACTTAAGAAACTATTTGAGCTTAGCCCTGATACGCAGCCTTACGCTTACCTGTTTGGGGAAGAAGACAGCAACTGGTTTAAACGGCGCAAACGGCGGAGTGAAATCCCTACTACTGAAGATGAAGCATAA
- a CDS encoding 8-amino-7-oxononanoate synthase translates to MQNFPESLAKKLQARKDASAFRILPAYSSLVDFSSNDYLGFSRNNTIAANAVSVLAQYPYNGATGSRLISGNHPLYSDAEQLIAKYHDSETALIFNSGYDANIGFFSSVPQKNDIVLYDEFIHASIRDGMRLGNARAYKFKHNSVESLKSLLQKFRESAVEIYIVTESVFSMDGDSPNLAEMAGLCSELKCRLVVDEAHAVGVFGSGLATNSDCFARIVTFGKALGCHGAAVFGSVALKDYLVNFARSFIYTTALPPHSVATIIASYDYLQREADTNRSSLFSNISNFKKLLKESDLGKYFISSESAIHCAVIPGNERVRNLAANLQEQGFDVRAILAPTVPSGQERLRFCLHSYNTHSEIEAVIKQLMLHLQ, encoded by the coding sequence ATGCAAAATTTCCCGGAATCATTAGCTAAAAAACTTCAGGCACGGAAGGATGCATCAGCATTCAGAATACTGCCTGCATATAGCAGCCTGGTAGATTTTTCTTCAAATGATTATCTGGGGTTTTCACGCAATAATACCATCGCTGCAAATGCTGTTTCAGTTTTAGCGCAATATCCTTACAATGGCGCCACAGGTTCACGCCTAATTAGTGGGAACCACCCGCTTTACTCTGATGCGGAGCAATTGATTGCAAAGTATCATGACTCTGAAACCGCGCTTATCTTCAATTCAGGATATGATGCCAATATTGGGTTTTTCAGCAGTGTCCCGCAAAAAAATGATATTGTGCTGTATGATGAATTTATACACGCCTCCATACGCGACGGTATGCGGCTTGGCAATGCCAGAGCCTATAAATTCAAGCATAACTCTGTAGAAAGCCTTAAAAGTCTTTTGCAAAAATTCAGAGAATCGGCGGTTGAGATCTATATCGTTACAGAGTCTGTTTTCTCAATGGATGGCGATTCGCCAAATCTGGCTGAAATGGCAGGATTGTGTAGTGAGCTCAAATGCAGACTGGTGGTTGATGAAGCCCACGCAGTAGGAGTTTTTGGCAGCGGCCTGGCAACAAATTCAGATTGTTTTGCCAGGATTGTTACTTTTGGTAAGGCGCTGGGCTGCCATGGTGCAGCGGTGTTTGGAAGCGTCGCGCTTAAAGACTATTTGGTAAATTTTGCAAGGAGTTTTATTTACACCACAGCATTGCCGCCACATTCTGTTGCCACGATCATTGCAAGTTACGATTATCTGCAAAGAGAAGCAGACACAAACAGAAGCTCGCTTTTCAGTAATATATCAAACTTCAAAAAATTGCTTAAAGAGAGCGATCTCGGCAAGTATTTCATCAGCAGTGAGTCAGCCATACATTGTGCTGTAATACCGGGTAATGAGCGAGTGCGAAATTTAGCAGCAAATCTGCAGGAACAAGGTTTTGATGTGCGGGCTATACTGGCGCCGACAGTTCCTTCGGGGCAGGAGAGGCTTCGCTTTTGCCTGCACAGTTACAATACTCACAGCGAGATTGAAGCTGTTATCAAACAGCTTATGCTTCATCTTCAGTAG
- a CDS encoding helix-turn-helix transcriptional regulator, producing the protein MPIIINLDVMLAKRKMRSNELAEKVGITTANLSILKTGKAKAIRFSTLEAICEALECQPGDIMEFVS; encoded by the coding sequence ATGCCAATAATAATAAACCTTGACGTAATGCTTGCAAAACGGAAAATGCGCAGCAATGAACTTGCTGAAAAAGTAGGCATTACAACAGCAAACCTCTCAATCCTGAAAACCGGTAAGGCAAAAGCCATTCGATTCTCAACACTCGAAGCCATTTGCGAAGCGCTTGAATGCCAGCCGGGTGACATAATGGAATTTGTCAGCTAA